Part of the Melitaea cinxia chromosome 14, ilMelCinx1.1, whole genome shotgun sequence genome is shown below.
ATTCATAATCATCACAGTCTTTCCTTAATCTATGCCTGGAGAACCTTATAACGCTACACTTGTTCACGTTTAATGTCATCCGATTTTTGTTGCACCAACTCGCCAAGCCATCCAAATCCTCCTGAAGAAACAATGAATCGCGCCGACTTTTAACACATCTAGAGATTTTGAGGTCATCCGCGAATAAATGGCAGTGTGAGTGACGGATGTTGTTGGGGATGTCGTTTATGaagatgttaaataatataggaCCAAGATGCGATCCCTGCGGTACACCCGTCGGGGTCAAGTATGGATTGGAGGTGAAGCCattcaaaacaacatttgccgATCTACCTTCCAGATATGAGCTGAACCATTTAAGAATATTGTTGCCAATTCCTAATCGCGAGAGTTTGTCCAATAGAATAGGGTGACTTACTAGATCGAACGCTTTACTGAAGTCCGTGTAAACGACGTCAACAGGCGACCCAGAGTCAACAGACACCGCCAGCTCGTCAGCAAACGAGACAAGGTTCGTACAAGTTGATCTTTTAGGTAGAAAACCGTGCTGGTCTGAGGACATGTGGTGCTTCAGGTGCCAGGTAAGCGGTCCACACAGAAGTTTTTCCAGTACTTTCCCTAAAGTAGGCAATATAGAAATCGGCCTGTAGTTTGAAACCAACATTTTATCTCCAGACTTATATATTGGGACGACTCGAGCATTTTTCCACCTAGACGGGAATACACCGCTACGAAGAGAcgcattataaattatttcaaggGGACAAGAGAGAGGTCCAGCAcatttggaaataaatattgatgGTAGCTTGTCAGACCCTGCACCTTTAAAAGGATCCAGGTGTTCCAGTGCCTTTAAAATTTCCCTTTTTGAGAACGCACAGGTGAGAAAATTATTTGTGCCAACTCCACCATCTGAAATGTGCAGTAAAGAGGAAGTTGCAATGACAGAAGGATAGACGGATGCAAAGTTCGCAGCGAAAAgattacaaatatccatccctcGGTGGCAGTGCTATTGTTGAGGGTCATACAGCTAGGGTACGAATGAATGTCCAGTCTTTTTGATTTCAAATGTGACCATAAAAGCTTTGGATTTTGTTTTAAGCTACTCTCAAGTTTTTCGATGTAGTTATTATAGCAGTAGGATTGGAGCCTCAAGCATCTATCGCGAAGTAACTGAAAACTCAAGATGTCGCGTGGGTTTCCGaatttcttaacttttacatGGTACCTGTATTTTTCTCTCTGCAACGTTATTAGGTCTTTGGTGAACCAAGCCGGATACTTTCTGTTTGAAACCTTTCGCGAGGGGACGAAACGACGAATTAGTTCGTATATTTTTCCGTAAAAAATGTCCAACATTTCGTCCACCGTAAGGTCTCCCCTAAGCTCACCGCACCAATCCACTCTTACAAGTTCTTGATTAATTTTGTCGTAGTCGGCTTTAAAAAAGCTTTGCCGCacttgattttttattacagcTCTGCTACATCCGATGGAGATTACAAATTCCAGTGGGGGATGCAAAGAGTCCACAACACTAAGAACATTGTCCCCACTAGAGAAACCGACAACAGACACATTGCTGAGAACAAGATCCAAAATCTTTGATTTGTGATTCTGAATATTATTGAATTGTCTGAGACCATGTAAATCAATGAAATCGAGCAACATGTCACAGAGAACCGTCCCAGATCGGTGAGCTACCAATGTGCCTTCATTCCAAACTATACTACTCTGATTAAAGTCACCCAAGATTAGTTTGAACTTTATATTATCCAGCACTTGATTTGAATTATGTATGAAATGGTCTAGTATTTCTGTTTTCACTGGTGGAGGAAGGTAAACAGCGCAGATCAAAAGCCTGTCTTTCTTCTTATCGCAGCTGATTATGTCAATGCTAACCCAGAGATCTTCACACttactttcaaaatttttatgtcGTCGAGAGTTTAGTCTTTTATCGACTGCCACCAAGACTCCGCCCCCGATTTTATCACTATGAAATCCCGAAGTTGAGCGATCTCTTCTATAAACAATGTATCGGTCATCAAATAATTCTGAGCTCAAGACTCCCTCCTGTAACCAGGTTTCCGTAAGAACTATAATTTCATGATTATTGATGCATACATTTTGATAAAAGTTCGCGATTTTGGTGTTTAAGCCTCTGACATTCtggtaatatatattaatagcaGAGAATTTTTTAGATGTTTTATTGACTATGTttcaaatttgtatattttgatattttattttattgtattaattgcatttttatcatgtatttaattggattttatttttactgactaggtttaaatttatttattggttttaatttattttatttttaatgaaaattattaaattgacgaaattattatagtttttattaatatagatcaTGAAATTTGACTATGTattgtgaatttttaataataacttagttttattttgtaaaatgaattaatggaattgaatgtgatgtcaatttttgtattttaatcttcatatgacatgtatttaatacgacaacgacactaacgcattaggataatatcctgtaatgttagatgtatcatggaataaataaataaataaataaataaataaataaaattaaatttaattcgagaaacctccttcttttctgaagtcggttaaaaaatatttaataatggaaTCGGCAAATGGAAAAGGCATGTCGATTACATCACTTTAGACATCTGTTTTTCTTTTCTGCCAGTTATTCTTTCTTGTATGAATATTTGAAAAAGTCCGAAGGAAATTGTATTTAACTGACGTGAATAAGTCCGAATTCATAGGCTCGATGGTTTTTtagtaactttaataaataaaataaatttttcggtAAACTTTACTAGCTTATTAATTCCCTCTAGTTCCATAGTTCACTATACTTTTAAGCTGACGTCTGTTCGCTTTCAAAACTTTCATAGATACAATTATTCGTGAAAAACAGTGTCGTGTCAAAAGTATTCAATGGAAATGGAAAATCGTCAGTATCTCCTATTGCAATACGCGCTTGGATTAAATACAAAAGATTCAACTATATATAagagtacaaaaaataatttattatttcagtaattaaaaaataaattatatgtaacagAAATACGTACAATGAAAAAGAAAACTATATTGAAGAAAACTGTGAATGGGCTACTCTGTAGTATGTGATAACAGCAATCGACTATTATGTTCCAAGTACACACAGGTAAACACAGGATTGGACCCATATGACCCATATGATCCATATGATAtgctatacaaatatttatcgtgaattagatttaatatttttgtacgtaAGCATATATGATGATATAACGATTTAAAACacatcatttttcttttttctgaCTGTTTTCTGATTATTTTGACTGTCGTATAATCCGTTCATTATAGCCATAGAAATAaacttttcaaaaaatttatttacattttgattttatacaGCCGTATATCTTTTCCTTTTATTTGGAAATTAACACTTTCATGCGAACAACGTATATGTACGTCACATATTGGTAGATATGATATGGCACAACGTACTATAACGTTCAGGAAAAACCCGATTTATTGAGCACAACGTAAAGGTACGGTGCCTGGCCATACTAATGTTTAAAAGTTTGGTTGCTGTGCCACAACATTTCTAATTCTAAAAATTGTAGTGCTACGCCGCACTGATTAATTTTGCCTTCTTTGATGGCATTCCGTCCTGATACTCAGTACCTACTTTTTTAGCGCACAACGTCACTATACGTCGTTTCGCCTAAGAAGTTTCATTACTTCAGTCGACTTGAGCGCCTCGGGAGGGTAGTGCTTGggtgtatttttatacaaaatacttcTTAAACTGTTAACGTTATTAGCCGTCGTTAATTAACAAATACAATGTTTATTTATGCTTTAAAGCCCAGGTGCCTATATACGTCGGCGTTATTATACGTCGTTCGTAATGGcacatttttatataggtatatattattgcACAGCGTATATGGACGTCGACGTCTAAGAACGTCAGCGCAATATATTCAAATACCAATACCATCAGCTATTTGCTGAACGTCATCAGACGTCGCtcgaatttatatgaaaaaatgatGTGCAATATCGCACAGAGCTACAATATTGACATGTTCGCGTGAAAGTGTTAAAAAGTGCACGTCGTTCTGAGTGACGCTAATTGTCTACGTGAGGGCTAAAGTTCAAAATGAAATAGCTTTTCGTGAATAAATGTATACAAAAGTTTAAACGTATGAAATGTATAGAATTTATACCTAGAGAACAAATGATGTTAACAAAGCGCTGCTTCTGCTcgttacttattaatttataaataaataaaaacgttaaagCAAAAAATccggaacgaagttcctttcgCTTATCCTCttattatacgtatttattCCAATTCCGTCTCCCATAGACCTGTAATTGATAATATAACGGTacacctttatatatatatatatatatatatatatatatgtgtgtgtgtgtgtgtgtatgtatgtatgtatgtatagtaCACAATGCTTATGATTATAGACACAAGAAATAAGAGTAAATGTACTGCTTTCAAACAAATGAAAGCTAACTTCGTTACTTCTTtctactatttaattattttttctagaCACCGATTCCGTGaagtaagtagtagtagtttGTTCTTGTTTTTGGTCTAGGTTTTTGTATTTCTACAGAGAAACCAACTGTGGAGTAGTATctccatttttaataaaagtttttactaGGCTTTCTATTTGGggcttataataattaatataatgtcGGTACATAGCAAAAATTTCATAACAACAGccaaaaaagtttcaataaTTTTGCTTGCTATTGGGTAACAGTGTAAACATATACTGTTTAAACATTTATCTTCGAGgggtaaattaaaattttatgtttctttaatattattttggcaCATTATCAATGAATGAAGATGTGAACccatgaatgttttttttttgtttgaaattttaaaggGAACTAATATTAAAGATTCTTAATTCTTACTTATctcgaattaaaaataaaataaaattaaattaaataaatttttttggtaacaatacaattattaaataagaattacAAACTTTTCATttgtacacaaaatttttattcaaaattctttcaaaataaataataaaagaataacaataaaacGAAACCAGCTACaggttatatttaaatgacaaCGATATCATTTTACCtttttgtaatgtatattttaatacttaatgtCCGAGCAGAggacatttgtttttttttttttttaattttcttaatactTTTGCTCATTAGAACAAAATGACATACCAAAAGTAATGCAAAAAATGTAGTAATAACTTGATGGCatgacatttatattttttaagtgtttttgtAACTGATTCAACTTCTCACGCAGATTCATTtacactagttttttttatattgtcagACTCTATGACTTGTATTCGTATGTAGTCTATCAACTTACGCAACAGACAgattatcaatattaaaaagatttttttttttaattacacataGCTATTTCTGATATGAACAAAAAGTGAAATTTGCGATTACAACAACTGTAGCTCAgagttaaatttattactagcttTATTAATGTTACTACTTATTATATTCCTGtactatgaaaataaattaatattctaataacGCATGGCTAAGGTCTACAACAGCTAAGAgggaatattgaaataaaattgattaaaattaatattatatattttttaattcaacaattctattttcatatttttattggtaGAGTATTGGTCTCAACATAAAAgtttcaaaaacaaataatataaactatcCCGCCGGCCCTCCCAAATACATTAGCCTGTCCAAAGTCACAGAAGTTTGGTTTTAATAGCCCTACACTGCTTGCAGTGAGGCCATTGATTgcaaaagtttaaatttataattcgaTACAATAGATTTATATTCATCTATTTGTTCTTTGGTAAACTATATGGAAGAAAACTGCTTCGATCTCGTGTCTCTTTGTAAATGGTTGTGTATATTTCTACGGGTAATAATTACTTGTAATGGTGTTTATAACGTAAATTCGAGTGAAATAGTATTTGAAGTGTTAGTATAACACATAATGATTGAAGAGGCTTTTATAACGGATTCCAAGATGTTTACTAATCAGATGTTGTCAAGTCAATCTATATCGACTTAAACGTAACGAATCAAGTATTTAAGGCATTGAAATATGATTACTATACCTATCACTGACATTTTTAATTGCTCTTGCTTTTGAATattaaatgcttaaaatttaaGTGATGCAATTTAGGATGCATCATACTTAAAcacaattttctattttatattaaaacaagtctcttacttctaaaatataggactttcataaaCAACCATCAAACTTCCAAcacccgttttacccccttaggggtcgagtttcgtcaaatccattcttggcagtagtttacgccctataaggaaccatcctgctaaatttcaagtttgtaagtattatagtttcggagatttcgtgatgagtgacctttcgcttttatatatgtatagattagccCCAGGTTTTAAACCATATCATCACAGCAGCCactcgcagtccactactggacataagccttAAACCATATTAGACTTTAAACCATATATCGATATACATAACAGTGAACAAGTACCAAACATGTCGAAAGaaaatccaatttttttttcaatctatcCATAATATTTCCTTTTTCATATCTCTAGTGTGCTTTGCTAATATTTTCATAGCATTTTATCACATTTGAAAAAGTATTGGCGATAGATTATGAGCTAGTTTTAGATCAattgtgttaataaataaaaaactacttgaaaaacatttgtctttgctggtaaacgaaaaaaacaacttcaattacatcgacaagtaatacaacgtaagtagacgaaaaaatagacaagtaaatacgcattatcaaagattagtctaatagttgtaatcagatctcgatgaaatttaaatgtgactacatgataaacatcggttttcgattaaattaaaaatcattaaaatcggtacacccaataaaaagttatatattagtaataagtAATGCGGATTTCCGAGGgcttccctcaatttctcttagatcccatcatcagatcctggttcccttattatggtaccatacttaggatatctcctttccaacaaaaaaaaagaattatcgtaatcggttcataaacgatttCATaaacggagttatccccgaacatacacaaaatatcctccttcttttttggagtcggttaaaaatatgcgaaacataaaataagatttttaaaacgatatctaaatttcaaaacataaaaaaaattcaatccgTTTTCGTATACATATACGAAATGGAATagaatttttcatatatttagcAGAAATGGTAAACGTCTCTTATTTCCATTTAGATGTTTATTCTAATTGGTATAATTACGATGCTGGTAGCTTGATCTACTCCAATATTAGTCCAATTACTCGCTCTAATAATACTGTTAATTTAGAACCTAAATTGAAAAGACGCTGGCATTTGACTTGATTgcattaaatttctttaaatttgtttttgatgtccgaatttatgttttacatatttatttattagtaagatGCTTGGTAAGTACTCTAAATGGTCATAATTCAGTcagtatatcattttattattgtattttgtataagtattactatgtatatatttgcttgtaagtttatattatataactgcACTACCTACCCTGTTTCgagctaataataaaaatatcctttCTTTATTTGGGTTGTCTTAaggaaatggctaaatagccataaatTTATCCATTGTAATTCAATTTCTGTAACTGCCTTAAAGTATGTTggatgtttaaaatgtagttgttgTATACAATAACGTATTAatgaatcaataaataaataatcaataaacatCACGAGTTTTTTTTGTGTGCTCGAGTATGTATTTTAAGGAAAATTGTATGGCAAAATTGTAAAAGATTAGATTTACAATATTGGCCTTTATAAAAATCGAAACATCTCGAAATCTGAGTTCAAAGACTAGTTAGTAGTAGCGAACGAATCGCGACCAATCACTACCAGTTGTATAAGACGCCAATTCCAATTCGGTTTGACTTGGAATATATACCTGAGCAGTAATAGTGGTCCAAAAGCTCTACCTATAAGTGCAAACAAATTGTTCATCAATGAACACccttaaaatttatatacatacttttatagttagttatattacgttcttaatattaaatatttctcttCATGAAAACATCATcataacacacacaaacacacacacacacacacacacatacacacacatcagcctattgcagtccatagctggacataggcctctacaaatTCGGATATATATACTATGcaataattactaatatttaaaaaaaattgtattagtaTTACTTTCATCAAATTGTTCTCGATTCGACTGACTTTTTTTATACTcctataaatttattcaatacgCTGCAAAACGTTTATTGTTTAAGATCTCTTATAAAGTGTTGTTAATTCTAtcatatttcagaaatttaatttgatttagaaacatttctttattttttatttccttcAAATTTTTCTTGGAACCAGTCTATTCatcaccatcacttcagcctatcgcagtctactgctggacataggcacaGGTTCGTGCCAAAAacggcgcgaactcatgtgtgttgtgcccatagtcaccatgctgggcaggcgggttggtgaccgcagggctggctttgtcacaccgaagacgttgctgcccatcttcggtctgtatatttcaaagccagcatttagatggttatcccgccggatcggtcggctttttaagttccaaggtggtaatggaactgtgttatcctttagtcgtctcttacgacacccacgggaagagagggggtggctatatgcTTTTATGCTTAATATCTTCCACACAGCTTATCATCATAGAAATAACCTTTATCAATTCCTCGTTACTTACTCTGTTTGTTCAATTAAACTTCTACGAGCGGTTCATTTGAGTCTATCAAGTTTCACTAAAGCGAAGTGAGCAacctaaacaaaaacaaaagttttatttaattttcatttcaaaacatTCAGAAGTGTCGATATGATTACCAATAGACCAATAGACATATAAATAGagagtacctgggtgaccgagctcagctcggtatttttggtaaatcgtgaaggattagcaggaaaagagagagttaaaatgattcgctgccggtttggatgaattcttttttaaccaacttcaaaaaaggaggaggttactcaattcggccggaggaaactcaatatatatacatttctttaatgtatattcggggataacttcgtcgtttatgaaaagattttgataattattttttgttggaaaggagatatccctggtgtggtagcatgataaggaaactaggatctgataatgggatcccagagaaatcgagggaaactcttgaaaatacgcataactttttactgggtgtaccgattttgaagatttttaacttaatcgaaagccgatgattatcatgtggtcatatttcatcgagatctgattacaacttttggagtaatctttgataatgcgtatttcttgactattttttcgtgtacctacattgttttacttgtcgatgtaattgaagtcaatttttttttcgtttgcctgcaaacacaattattaataatgaattaacgcaaaataaaaataaaaaataacgataaattaaaaattgatgcAAAATACAAGATTGAGagaattacaagattgagagtaattgcttctcaaaaactgataggcgctccaacaaatcgtgtttttttttgagaatCATATTTAAGTACggattacatatttataaaatatgaataatgttttttttaccgaaataataaaaaatacaaataaatataaaaaatcaaaaataacgagtgcaattagaaaaacaaaaagaaaaataattgatcagggacatggggatttggaTCAtaatcttctcggttgatcccgaccggccgatttcccaccgagctattgcaactaaattgacagatgcgaaatttaccttcgtattctaacgatattttttcactccctaaaaaatagtgataaaacgacattttctaaaaatgaatcctagctagctggatttatctcccccgaaacctcctatatactaaattttatgaaaatcgtt
Proteins encoded:
- the LOC123659841 gene encoding uncharacterized protein LOC123659841 is translated as MNGLYDSQNNQKTEGVLSSELFDDRYIVYRRDRSTSGFHSDKIGGGVLVAVDKRLNSRRHKNFESKCEDLWVSIDIISCDKKKDRLLICAVYLPPPVKTEILDHFIHNSNQVLDNIKFKLILGDFNQSSIVWNEGTLVAHRSGTVLCDMLLDFIDLHGLRQFNNIQNHKSKILDLVLSNVSVVGFSSGDNVLSVVDSLHPPLEFVISIGCSRAVIKNQVRQSFFKADYDKINQELVRVDWCGELRGDLTVDEMLDIFYGKIYELIRRFVPSRKVSNRKYPAWFTKDLITLQREKYRYHVKVKKFGNPRDILSFQLLRDRCLRLQSYCYNNYIEKLESSLKQNPKLLWSHLKSKRLDIHSYPSYGGVGTNNFLTCAFSKREILKALEHLDPFKGAGSDKLPSIFISKCAGPLSCPLEIIYNASLRSGVFPSRWKNARVVPIYKSGDKMLVSNYRPISILPTLGKVLEKLLCGPLTWHLKHHMSSDQHGFLPKRSTCTNLVSFADELAVSVDSGSPVDVVYTDFSKAFDLVSHPILLDKLSRLGIGNNILKWFSSYLEGRSANVVLNGFTSNPYLTPTGVPQGSHLGPILFNIFINDIPNNIRHSHCHLFADDLKISRCVKSRRDSLFLQEDLDGLASWCNKNRMTLNVNKCSVIRFSRHRLRKDCDDYEYRINNAPLKRVETIRDLGITLDRCLRFDTHFNAISAKALRMLGFILRNTREFKQSDTIILLYNALVRSSLEYCSVVWNPGYRVHIDRIERIQRKFLRILAYRQNVGYLRDYRSRLEHFKITSLEDRRRMHDLVFLYKLINGVLDCPQLLNKLDIYVPTRIPRHGKYKPFAVKRSYTNLGSNSPINRLVREYNKLATSTLEIDIFSDKLTKFKKVIKINDSNDVV